From the genome of Pogona vitticeps strain Pit_001003342236 chromosome 10, PviZW2.1, whole genome shotgun sequence, one region includes:
- the VPS4A gene encoding vacuolar protein sorting-associated protein 4A — protein sequence MTTSALQKAIDLVTKATEEDKAKNYEEALRLYQHAVEYFLHAIKYDAHSDKAKESIRAKCAQYLDRAEKLKDYLRNKAKQSKKPVKEAQNDSKGSDSDSEGDNPEKKKLQEQLMGAIVMEKPNVRWSDVAGLEGAKEALKEAVILPIKFPHLFTGKRTPWRGILLFGPPGTGKSYLAKAVATEASNSTFFSISSSDLMSKWLGESEKLVKNLFELARQHKPSIIFIDEVDSLCGSRNENESEAARRIKTEFLVQMQGVGNNNDGILVLGATNIPWVLDAAIRRRFEKRIYIPLPEEPARAQMFKLHLGNTPHSLTEANIHELARKTDGYSGADISIIVRDALMQPVRKVQSATHFKKVRGPSRTNPGMTVDDLLTPCSPGDPGSIEMTWMEVPGDKLLEPVVCMSDMLRSLATTRPTVNAEDLLKVKKFTEDFGQEG from the exons ATGACAACGTCCGCCCTGCAG AAAGCCATTGATTTGGTCACGAAAGCCACCGAGGAGGATAAAGCCAAGAACTACGAGGAGGCCCTGCGGCTCTACCAACATGCGGTGGAATACTTTCTGCATGCCATCAAAT ATGATGCTCACAGCGATAAAGCCAAGGAGAGCATCCGGGCCAAGTGCGCACAGTACCTCGATCGAGCCGAAAAGCTAAAGGACTATTTGCGGAACAAGGCAAAACAGAGCAAGAAGCCTGTCAAAGAAGCGCAGAATGACAGCAAGGG GAGCGACAGTGACAGCGAGGGGGACAATCCAGAGAAGAAGAAACTGCAAGAGCAGCTGATGG GCGCCATTGTGATGGAGAAGCCCAACGTCCGGTGGAGTGACGTGGCTGGGCTGGAGGGAGCCAAAGAGGCCCTCAAGGAAGCCGTCATCCTGCCCATCAAATTCCCCCACTTATTCACAG GCAAGCGGACCCCCTGGCGAGGGATCCTCCTCTTCGGTCCTCCAGGCACCGGGAAATCCTACCTGGCCAAAGCCGTGGCCACCGAGGCCAGCAACTCCaccttcttctccatctcttcttctgACTTGATGTCCAAGTGGCTGGGGGAGAGCGAAAA GCTGGTGAAGAACCTTTTTGAGCTGGCCAGGCAGCACAAGCCTTCGATCATCTTCATCGATGAGGTGGACTCCCTGTGCGGCTCCCGCAACGAGAACGAGAGCGAGGCAGCCCGCAGGATCAAGACGGAGTTCCTGGTGCAGATGcagg GCGTCGGGAATAACAATGATGGGATTCTGGTCTTGGGTGCTACAAACATCCCCTGGGTCCTGGATGCGGCCATTCGGCGAAG ATTTGAGAAGCGCATTTACATCCCCCTCCCCGAGGAGCCCGCCCGAGCCCAGATGTTCAAGCTGCACCTGGGCAACACCCCGCACAGCTTGACGGAAGCCAACATCCACGAGCTGGCCCGGAAGACGGACGGCTACTCAGGGGCCGACATCAGCATCATTGTGCGGGATGCGCTCATGCAGCCGGTCCGCAAGGTGCAATCCGCCACCCACTTCAAGAAG GTCCGGGGACCATCCCGCACCAACCCCGGAATGACGGTCGACGACCTGTTGACCCCATGTTCACCGGGGGATCCTGGCTCCATTGAAATGACCTGGATGGAGGTGCCGGGAGACAAGCTGCTGGAGCCAGTGGTGTGCATG TCGGACATGCTGCGCTCCCTGGCCACAACCCGACCCACCGTTAACGCAGAGGATCTCCTGAAGGTGAAGAAGTTCACAGAAGACTTTGGCCAGGAAGGTTAA